A genomic window from Nocardioides jiangxiensis includes:
- a CDS encoding alpha/beta fold hydrolase, producing the protein MSWKTRAWAAAGAAGVAAAGTAVGVARHRHVIAARGAGEVARLGSLHSDPITVHATDGVALHVEIDPLPEGAGRRPRHRGRARGNQPRIEDLTVIFVHGFTLNLDSWHFQRAGYRGQVRTVYYDQRSHGRSGRSSRENSTIEHCAEDLVRVMDEVAPDGPVVLVGHSMGGMTIVALAEAHPELFGERVVGVGLVATTAGGLSPLHMIVPVIPEGFGADLAQRVIAGLARGSRVIEHMRRLSSSVALVVTDMFAFGDEVPAAYVEFVDAMISATPFEVLSEFFPNFEALDKFSALSALERVPTAIIGGTEDKLTSIGHSRKLAKAIAGSVLTECTGAGHMVLIERHEQVNAALDQLIAGALDPASWPATTAEAAVADEPGGIAGSAVEAP; encoded by the coding sequence ATGAGCTGGAAGACCCGGGCCTGGGCCGCGGCAGGTGCCGCCGGCGTGGCGGCTGCCGGCACGGCGGTCGGTGTCGCGCGGCACCGCCACGTGATCGCCGCACGCGGGGCGGGCGAGGTCGCGCGCCTCGGCTCCCTGCACTCCGACCCGATCACCGTCCACGCGACCGACGGCGTCGCGCTGCACGTCGAGATCGACCCGTTGCCCGAAGGGGCCGGGCGACGGCCCCGTCACCGCGGCCGCGCGCGGGGTAACCAGCCGCGCATCGAGGACCTCACGGTCATCTTCGTCCACGGGTTCACCCTCAACCTGGACTCGTGGCACTTCCAGCGGGCCGGCTACCGCGGTCAGGTGCGCACGGTCTACTACGACCAGCGCTCGCACGGCCGCTCCGGTCGGTCCAGCCGCGAGAACTCCACGATCGAGCACTGTGCCGAGGACCTCGTGCGGGTGATGGACGAGGTCGCCCCCGACGGGCCCGTCGTGCTCGTCGGCCACTCCATGGGCGGCATGACCATCGTGGCGCTCGCCGAGGCGCACCCCGAGCTCTTCGGCGAGCGCGTCGTCGGCGTCGGCCTCGTCGCGACGACCGCGGGTGGGCTCTCGCCGCTCCACATGATCGTGCCGGTCATCCCCGAGGGGTTCGGGGCCGACCTGGCCCAGCGCGTCATCGCCGGCCTGGCCCGCGGGTCGCGGGTCATCGAGCACATGCGCCGGCTCTCCTCCTCCGTCGCGCTCGTGGTCACCGACATGTTCGCCTTCGGCGACGAGGTGCCGGCGGCGTACGTCGAGTTCGTCGACGCGATGATCTCGGCCACGCCCTTCGAGGTGCTGTCGGAGTTCTTCCCGAACTTCGAGGCGCTCGACAAGTTCTCCGCGCTCTCCGCCCTCGAGCGGGTGCCCACCGCCATCATCGGCGGCACCGAGGACAAGCTGACCTCGATCGGGCACAGCCGCAAGCTGGCCAAGGCGATCGCCGGCTCGGTGCTCACCGAGTGCACCGGTGCCGGTCACATGGTGCTGATCGAGCGCCACGAACAGGTCAACGCCGCCCTCGACCAGCTGATCGCGGGTGCGCTCGACCCGGCGTCCTGGCCGGCCACCACGGCGGAGGCAGCCGTGGCCGACGAGCCTGGCGGCATCGCCGGCAGTGCGGTGGAGGCCCCGTGA
- a CDS encoding HAD family acid phosphatase, producing the protein MNLLRSRRLVPALTATTAVASTLLAAASPAGAQADPDRHLTPATHFTVAADGSSGLTASGDALPDIDVVKSTIRAYYGASSKGIADKTTSPYISELADLQAATLARLPTVDPAAHKAVVFDADDTTLWTYDMEDGAMHFSFDPVLQNTWVTNEQFPAVPGMPDFVTAVAAKGYTIFGITGRGESQEPATVDNLARDGYAVDGAPVFTAENFYTKPSVMPSYVTCALPKCTTVEYKANTRKHIEQDLGYDIALNVGDQFSDLQGGYADQSLKLPNPTYYLPSPDIAGAPESDATLAPRTEFTMAADGSSGRTEGGEGIPNIDAVKSTIRTYYRASSAGIADKASSPYIAELAGIEADNRDRLVNACRRELRAGLEPAVVFDADDTTLWTYDMEDGAMKFVFDPVAQDRDWVQPQAFPAVPGMVDLVNAVGDAGCTVVGITGRRDTQRAATLGNLAKVGYRHFSADHYFTRWNSGTTPDPTIYGGTGCATGSCSTVQYKSAARAYLESQGFDVIANFGDQFSDLAGGHADRTVKLPNPTYYLP; encoded by the coding sequence ATGAACCTCCTCCGCTCGCGGCGCCTCGTCCCCGCGCTGACCGCCACCACCGCGGTCGCCAGCACCCTCCTCGCCGCCGCATCGCCGGCCGGTGCCCAGGCCGATCCGGACCGGCACCTCACGCCGGCCACGCACTTCACCGTGGCCGCTGACGGCTCGAGCGGCCTCACCGCGTCGGGCGACGCCCTCCCGGACATCGACGTGGTGAAGTCGACGATCCGCGCGTACTACGGCGCCTCGAGCAAGGGCATCGCGGACAAGACGACCTCGCCCTACATCTCCGAGCTCGCCGACCTCCAGGCCGCCACGCTCGCGCGCCTGCCCACGGTGGACCCGGCGGCGCACAAGGCCGTCGTCTTCGACGCCGACGACACCACGCTGTGGACCTACGACATGGAGGACGGGGCCATGCACTTCAGCTTCGACCCCGTCCTGCAGAACACCTGGGTCACCAACGAGCAGTTCCCCGCCGTGCCCGGCATGCCCGACTTCGTCACCGCCGTCGCTGCGAAGGGCTACACCATCTTCGGCATCACCGGCCGCGGCGAGTCCCAGGAGCCCGCGACCGTCGACAACCTCGCCAGGGACGGGTACGCCGTCGACGGCGCCCCCGTCTTCACCGCCGAGAACTTCTACACCAAGCCGTCGGTCATGCCGTCGTACGTGACCTGTGCGCTGCCGAAGTGCACCACCGTGGAGTACAAGGCCAACACCCGCAAGCACATCGAGCAGGACCTCGGCTACGACATCGCGCTCAACGTCGGCGACCAGTTCTCCGACCTCCAGGGCGGGTACGCCGACCAGTCGCTCAAGCTGCCCAACCCGACGTACTACCTCCCGAGCCCGGACATCGCCGGTGCCCCGGAGAGCGACGCCACGCTGGCCCCGCGCACGGAGTTCACGATGGCGGCCGACGGGTCCTCCGGGCGCACCGAGGGCGGTGAGGGCATCCCCAACATCGACGCGGTGAAGTCCACGATCCGCACCTACTACAGGGCCAGCAGCGCGGGCATCGCCGACAAGGCGTCCTCGCCGTACATCGCCGAGCTGGCCGGCATCGAGGCCGACAACCGCGACCGCCTGGTCAACGCCTGCCGCCGCGAGCTGCGGGCGGGCCTCGAGCCGGCGGTGGTCTTCGACGCCGACGACACCACGCTGTGGACCTACGACATGGAGGACGGGGCGATGAAGTTCGTGTTCGACCCCGTGGCCCAGGACCGCGACTGGGTGCAGCCGCAGGCGTTCCCCGCCGTGCCCGGCATGGTCGACCTCGTCAACGCCGTCGGCGACGCCGGCTGCACCGTCGTCGGCATCACCGGCCGCAGGGACACCCAGCGGGCCGCGACGCTCGGCAACCTCGCCAAGGTGGGCTACCGCCACTTCTCCGCCGACCACTACTTCACCAGGTGGAACTCCGGCACCACCCCGGACCCGACGATCTACGGCGGCACCGGCTGCGCGACCGGCTCCTGCTCGACGGTCCAGTACAAGTCGGCGGCGCGGGCGTACCTCGAGTCGCAGGGCTTCGACGTCATCGCCAACTTCGGCGACCAGTTCAGCGACCTCGCCGGGGGTCACGCCGACCGGACCGTGAAACTGCCGAACCCGACCTACTACCTGCCCTGA
- a CDS encoding GNAT family N-acetyltransferase yields MIRPATVDDAAAIAALEPVLFPGDAWSREQVAEELSGYGRRGWVLLTSSAAGEPGSAAEVAGYVIMRTVADVSDLQRIGVAPDGQRSGVASQLMDVALDGVREDGAERVLLEVAEDNAAARALYARFGFVEIDRRPRYYRSGAAALVLELALPAQGR; encoded by the coding sequence GTGATCCGGCCCGCCACGGTCGATGACGCCGCTGCGATCGCTGCCCTGGAGCCGGTGCTCTTTCCCGGCGACGCCTGGTCGCGGGAGCAGGTCGCCGAGGAGCTGAGTGGCTACGGCCGTCGCGGGTGGGTCCTGCTCACGTCGTCTGCGGCCGGTGAGCCCGGCTCAGCCGCGGAGGTCGCGGGCTACGTGATCATGCGGACGGTCGCCGACGTCAGCGACCTGCAGAGGATCGGCGTGGCCCCGGACGGGCAGCGGTCGGGGGTGGCGTCGCAGCTGATGGACGTCGCGCTCGACGGCGTACGGGAGGACGGAGCCGAGCGCGTCCTCCTCGAGGTCGCCGAGGACAACGCGGCTGCGCGGGCGCTGTACGCGCGCTTCGGCTTCGTCGAGATCGACCGGCGGCCCCGGTACTACCGCAGCGGGGCCGCCGCTCTCGTGCTGGAGCTGGCGCTGCCTGCTCAGGGCAGGTAG
- a CDS encoding NAD(P)H-hydrate dehydratase, translating into MRHAHTVAQVRAAEQASPDLGPGLLMQRAARGLAQAVIDLLGGAYGRRVVLLVGSGDNGGDALYAGAVLARRGALVDAWLLGARVHEAALTTFRGAGGRVGTPGPATRGAAHDLVVDGIVGIGGRPGLAPEAIAALEAVSRDALVVAVDVPSGLDADTGRITAPHVEADVTVTFGSHKVAHLVDPAAAACGVVHLVGIGLDLPPAPVEALQAADVAALLPVPDRHAHKYTRGVVGVRAGSSAYPGAGQLCVAGAASGLAGMVRYRPVDDDRETARSVLAAHPEVVTGEGRVQAWVVGSGGGAEAARALGEALNARVPVVIDADALAAVERPLPVPAVLTPHAGELAAMLGISREEVEDDQLAAARRAADRFDAVVVLKGRRTLVAEPVGRVRVNTTGTPWLATAGAGDVLAGLTGSLVAAGLSPFDAASAACWLHGAAASLASAGAPITARAVAAALPEAVRRVLDAR; encoded by the coding sequence ATGCGGCACGCCCACACCGTCGCGCAGGTGCGCGCAGCAGAGCAGGCCAGCCCTGACCTCGGGCCGGGCCTGCTCATGCAGCGCGCCGCGCGCGGTCTGGCCCAGGCCGTCATCGACCTGCTCGGCGGGGCCTACGGACGCCGCGTCGTCCTCCTCGTCGGCTCCGGCGACAACGGCGGCGACGCCCTGTACGCCGGGGCGGTGCTCGCCAGGCGGGGTGCCCTCGTCGACGCCTGGCTCCTCGGAGCGCGGGTGCACGAAGCCGCGCTGACCACCTTCCGTGGCGCCGGCGGGCGCGTGGGGACGCCCGGACCCGCCACCCGGGGCGCCGCACACGACCTCGTGGTCGACGGCATCGTCGGCATCGGCGGCCGTCCCGGGCTGGCCCCTGAGGCGATCGCCGCACTCGAGGCGGTGAGCCGCGACGCACTCGTCGTCGCCGTCGACGTGCCCAGCGGACTGGACGCCGACACCGGGCGGATCACGGCACCGCACGTCGAGGCGGACGTGACCGTCACCTTCGGATCGCACAAGGTGGCGCACCTGGTCGACCCCGCCGCCGCTGCGTGCGGTGTGGTCCACCTCGTCGGGATCGGCCTCGACCTGCCTCCGGCACCCGTCGAGGCCCTCCAGGCCGCCGATGTCGCGGCGCTGCTGCCGGTGCCCGACCGGCACGCCCACAAGTACACGCGCGGGGTCGTCGGCGTGCGCGCCGGCTCGTCCGCGTACCCCGGGGCGGGGCAGCTGTGTGTCGCGGGAGCCGCGAGCGGCCTGGCCGGCATGGTGCGCTACCGGCCCGTCGACGACGACCGGGAGACCGCCCGCAGCGTGCTCGCCGCGCACCCCGAGGTGGTCACCGGTGAGGGCCGCGTGCAGGCGTGGGTCGTGGGCTCCGGTGGCGGAGCGGAGGCGGCACGCGCGCTCGGTGAGGCGCTGAACGCCCGCGTCCCGGTCGTGATCGACGCCGACGCACTCGCCGCCGTCGAGCGTCCCCTGCCCGTCCCGGCTGTGCTCACGCCGCATGCCGGCGAGCTGGCCGCGATGCTCGGCATCTCCCGCGAGGAGGTGGAGGACGACCAGCTCGCTGCGGCACGACGAGCCGCCGACCGCTTCGACGCCGTCGTCGTGCTCAAGGGCCGGCGCACCCTCGTCGCCGAGCCCGTCGGGCGCGTCCGCGTCAACACGACCGGAACGCCATGGCTGGCCACGGCCGGAGCGGGCGACGTGCTGGCCGGGCTCACCGGCTCCCTCGTCGCCGCCGGGCTCTCTCCCTTCGACGCCGCATCCGCCGCGTGCTGGCTGCACGGAGCAGCCGCGAGCCTCGCGTCGGCCGGCGCCCCGATCACCGCGAGGGCGGTCGCTGCCGCACTGCCCGAGGCGGTCCGCCGTGTCCTCGATGCCCGCTGA
- the alr gene encoding alanine racemase — translation MNTPNAEIVVDVAAIRHNVRRLREWVGPDVQMMTVVKGDGYGHGMLDAARAAVAAGADWLGVATYDEALTLRAHGYTGRLLCWLGVPGQDVVPLVDADVDVTAYSVAELDVIRAAAREAGVPARVQLKIDTGLSRGGATAADWPGLVAAAREAEVAGEVRVTGIWSHLVASDDPGHPANDLQEKAFLDALAIADAAGLQPEVRHLANSAAAVLRPSMRFDLVRCGIASYGLDPAPGVTPAELDLVPAMTARAHLAMVKRIEAGAGVSYGHLWVADAPTTLGLVPAGYADGVPRHGSNVLEIAVAGERHPLRGRVCMDQVVIDLGPESSARAGDLAVLFGPGSQGEPTATEWAEACGTINYEIVTRIGGRFARTVVDSAPEGQA, via the coding sequence GTGAACACGCCCAACGCCGAGATCGTCGTCGACGTCGCGGCCATCCGGCACAACGTCCGCAGGCTGCGGGAGTGGGTCGGTCCGGACGTGCAGATGATGACCGTCGTCAAGGGCGACGGCTACGGACACGGCATGCTCGATGCGGCGCGTGCCGCGGTCGCCGCCGGCGCGGACTGGCTCGGTGTCGCCACGTACGACGAGGCGCTGACGCTCCGCGCCCACGGCTACACCGGCCGCCTGCTCTGCTGGCTCGGCGTCCCGGGTCAGGACGTCGTGCCGCTGGTCGACGCCGACGTCGACGTCACGGCGTACTCCGTCGCGGAGCTCGACGTGATCCGTGCGGCGGCGCGCGAGGCCGGCGTGCCGGCCCGGGTGCAGCTCAAGATCGACACGGGCCTCTCGCGCGGCGGCGCGACGGCCGCGGACTGGCCGGGCCTGGTCGCGGCCGCACGCGAGGCCGAGGTGGCCGGCGAGGTCCGGGTGACCGGCATCTGGTCCCACCTCGTCGCCTCCGACGACCCCGGCCACCCCGCCAACGACCTGCAGGAGAAGGCGTTCCTCGACGCGCTCGCGATCGCCGACGCGGCCGGCCTGCAGCCGGAGGTGCGCCACCTCGCCAACAGTGCTGCGGCGGTGCTGCGGCCCTCCATGCGCTTCGACCTGGTGCGGTGCGGGATCGCGTCGTACGGCCTGGACCCGGCCCCCGGCGTGACGCCCGCCGAGCTCGACCTGGTGCCGGCGATGACGGCTCGCGCTCACCTGGCCATGGTCAAGCGGATCGAGGCCGGCGCGGGGGTCTCCTACGGTCACCTCTGGGTCGCGGACGCGCCCACCACCCTCGGGCTCGTCCCCGCCGGCTATGCCGACGGCGTCCCGCGGCACGGGTCGAACGTCCTCGAGATCGCGGTGGCCGGTGAGCGCCACCCGCTCCGCGGGCGGGTCTGCATGGACCAGGTGGTCATCGACCTCGGTCCGGAGTCGTCGGCACGGGCCGGCGACCTTGCTGTGCTCTTCGGCCCCGGCTCACAGGGCGAGCCCACCGCCACGGAGTGGGCCGAAGCGTGCGGCACCATCAACTACGAGATCGTCACGCGCATCGGCGGCCGGTTCGCCCGTACCGTCGTCGACAGCGCACCCGAGGGGCAGGCATGA
- the tsaD gene encoding tRNA (adenosine(37)-N6)-threonylcarbamoyltransferase complex transferase subunit TsaD, with translation MTEPLVLGIETSCDETGVGIVRGHTLLADAVASSVEEHARFGGVVPEVASRAHLEAMVPTIERACATAGVALRDVDAIAVTSGPGLAGALLVGVAAAKSLALALDKPLYGVNHLASHVAVDQLEHGALPDRCLAMLVSGGHSSLLLVDDITLGVTPLGATIDDAAGEAFDKVARVLGLPFPGGPHIDRAARDGEITIDFPRGLSTRKDLERHRFDFSFSGLKTAVARWIEAREASGEPVPVADVAASFQEAVCDVLTRKAMDAALEHDIDTIMIGGGVAANSRLRALAEERAAARGIRVRVPRPGLCTDNGAMVAALGSELVARGRTPSALDLPADSSLPVTTVVA, from the coding sequence ATGACTGAGCCCCTCGTCCTCGGAATCGAGACCTCCTGCGACGAGACAGGTGTCGGCATCGTGCGCGGCCACACCCTCCTGGCCGACGCGGTCGCGAGCTCGGTGGAGGAGCACGCGCGGTTCGGTGGCGTCGTACCGGAGGTGGCGTCGCGCGCCCACCTCGAGGCGATGGTGCCGACGATCGAGCGCGCCTGCGCGACCGCCGGCGTCGCGCTGCGCGATGTCGACGCGATCGCGGTGACGTCCGGTCCGGGCCTCGCCGGAGCACTCCTGGTCGGCGTGGCGGCGGCGAAGTCGCTCGCGCTCGCGCTCGACAAGCCGCTCTACGGCGTCAACCACCTCGCCTCGCACGTCGCGGTCGACCAGCTCGAGCACGGTGCGCTCCCGGACCGCTGCCTCGCGATGCTGGTGTCGGGCGGACACTCGTCACTGCTGCTGGTCGACGACATCACCCTCGGCGTCACGCCGCTCGGAGCGACGATCGACGACGCGGCGGGTGAGGCGTTCGACAAGGTCGCGCGCGTGCTCGGGCTGCCGTTCCCGGGCGGTCCGCACATCGACCGCGCGGCGCGTGACGGCGAGATCACGATCGACTTCCCGCGCGGCCTCTCGACCCGCAAGGACCTCGAGCGGCACCGCTTCGACTTCTCCTTCTCCGGTCTCAAGACCGCCGTGGCCCGCTGGATCGAGGCACGCGAGGCCTCGGGCGAGCCGGTGCCGGTCGCGGATGTCGCGGCCAGCTTCCAGGAGGCGGTCTGCGACGTGCTGACCCGCAAGGCGATGGACGCGGCCCTCGAGCACGACATCGACACGATCATGATCGGCGGCGGCGTCGCGGCGAACTCGCGCCTGCGGGCGCTGGCGGAGGAGCGAGCCGCGGCCCGCGGCATCCGCGTGCGCGTCCCGCGGCCTGGCCTCTGCACGGACAACGGCGCGATGGTCGCGGCGCTGGGTTCGGAGCTGGTCGCCCGCGGCCGCACCCCCTCCGCCCTCGACCTGCCCGCCGACTCCTCCCTCCCGGTCACCACCGTCGTCGCCTGA
- the tsaB gene encoding tRNA (adenosine(37)-N6)-threonylcarbamoyltransferase complex dimerization subunit type 1 TsaB: MLLAFDTATALVSVALHDGSTVRAEAVSDKPMKHGEQLAPLIEAVLAEAGATPADLTGVAVGVGPGPFTGLRVGLVTARTLGFALGVPVHGVCTLDVLAAEAVASGAVVGDFVVATDARRKEVYLAAYDETGARVSGPEVVRPDTAATSRPAVGEGPVLYPAAFPHGVGPAQPSAGWLARLVLAGTVEVLDPEPLYLRRPDAVAAVVPAPKTGR; encoded by the coding sequence GTGCTGCTCGCCTTCGACACCGCCACCGCCCTGGTCTCGGTCGCCCTCCACGACGGATCGACGGTCCGTGCGGAAGCGGTCTCCGACAAGCCGATGAAGCACGGCGAGCAGCTCGCCCCGCTGATCGAGGCGGTCCTCGCCGAGGCCGGCGCGACGCCGGCCGACCTCACCGGCGTCGCGGTCGGCGTGGGCCCGGGACCGTTCACCGGCCTGCGCGTGGGGCTGGTCACCGCGCGCACCCTCGGCTTCGCACTGGGCGTGCCGGTCCACGGGGTGTGCACGCTCGACGTGCTCGCCGCCGAGGCCGTCGCCTCGGGCGCCGTCGTGGGCGACTTCGTCGTGGCGACCGATGCCCGCCGCAAGGAGGTCTACCTCGCCGCGTACGACGAGACGGGCGCCCGCGTCAGCGGGCCGGAGGTCGTGCGTCCCGACACGGCGGCGACCAGCCGGCCGGCCGTCGGGGAGGGGCCCGTGCTCTACCCCGCGGCGTTCCCGCACGGGGTGGGGCCCGCCCAGCCGAGCGCGGGCTGGCTCGCTCGCCTCGTCCTCGCCGGCACCGTCGAGGTGCTCGACCCCGAGCCGCTCTACCTGCGGCGGCCGGATGCGGTCGCCGCCGTCGTACCCGCACCGAAGACCGGCCGGTGA
- the tsaE gene encoding tRNA (adenosine(37)-N6)-threonylcarbamoyltransferase complex ATPase subunit type 1 TsaE, which produces MTVETRRVGPEAAADLYAVVRAAFEGRPPLDPPADALAETPETLEAALAAGPGGLLAYVDGEVVGGLLLDPVTTELGDLMALRRFGVVPGARHHGVAHVLIAAAVEVAREMGRTGLTVLARQELESNIGFWASNHFAEVGRHAPYVEMVRPLPVSAPAPDADAMQALAGELAGVLRAGDLLVLSGELGAGKTTFTQGLGAGLGVRGGITSPTFVIARVHPSLVDGPALVHVDAYRLGGLDELDDLDLDTSLDEAVTVVEWGAGMAEALADERLHVRITRAVGADAVPSEEDTDDPRVVEFVPVGARWLGVALPGTSPGTLPGAVAGAVADAGR; this is translated from the coding sequence GTGACCGTCGAGACCCGTCGGGTCGGCCCCGAGGCCGCCGCCGACCTCTACGCCGTCGTCCGCGCCGCCTTCGAGGGGCGGCCGCCGCTCGACCCGCCTGCAGACGCGCTGGCGGAGACCCCCGAGACCCTGGAGGCCGCCCTGGCTGCCGGACCGGGCGGGCTGCTCGCCTACGTCGACGGCGAGGTCGTCGGCGGCCTCCTGCTCGACCCCGTCACCACCGAGCTCGGTGACCTCATGGCGCTGCGCCGCTTCGGCGTCGTCCCCGGCGCGCGCCACCACGGTGTCGCCCACGTCCTGATCGCGGCGGCCGTCGAGGTCGCGCGGGAGATGGGCCGGACCGGCCTGACCGTGCTGGCCCGCCAGGAGCTCGAGTCCAACATCGGCTTCTGGGCGAGCAACCACTTCGCTGAGGTCGGCCGCCACGCGCCGTACGTCGAGATGGTCCGGCCGCTGCCGGTCTCCGCGCCCGCCCCGGACGCCGACGCGATGCAGGCGCTCGCCGGCGAGCTGGCCGGGGTGCTGCGCGCGGGGGACCTGCTGGTGCTGTCCGGAGAGCTCGGGGCGGGCAAGACGACGTTCACCCAGGGACTCGGTGCGGGCCTGGGAGTGCGGGGCGGGATCACCTCCCCGACCTTCGTGATCGCCCGCGTGCACCCGTCGCTGGTCGACGGTCCGGCCCTCGTGCACGTCGACGCCTACCGGCTCGGCGGGCTCGACGAGCTCGACGACCTGGACCTCGACACCTCGCTGGACGAGGCGGTCACGGTGGTCGAGTGGGGAGCCGGCATGGCCGAGGCGCTCGCGGACGAGAGGCTCCACGTGCGCATCACGCGGGCGGTCGGCGCCGACGCCGTGCCGTCCGAGGAGGACACCGACGACCCGCGGGTCGTCGAGTTCGTGCCGGTCGGTGCCCGGTGGCTGGGCGTCGCCCTGCCCGGCACTTCCCCGGGGACGCTGCCCGGTGCTGTGGCCGGTGCGGTGGCCGACGCGGGTCGCTGA